Proteins from a single region of Cryptosporangium minutisporangium:
- a CDS encoding TadE/TadG family type IV pilus assembly protein produces MRRPGGPRAEDGSAVVEFALVSVVLLTLLLGVLQVAVYLYVRNIVAASAAEGARYAANADVGPEQGAARAGVILRRGAGKDVASRVRCVGREEPGAGGLRLARVECRGALPVFFAPVGDALPLHVTARAVEEGA; encoded by the coding sequence GCGGCGCCCGGGAGGACCGCGGGCCGAGGACGGCTCGGCGGTCGTGGAGTTCGCGCTGGTGAGCGTCGTCCTGCTGACGCTGCTGCTCGGCGTGCTCCAGGTCGCGGTCTACCTCTACGTGCGGAACATCGTCGCGGCGAGTGCGGCCGAGGGTGCGCGGTACGCCGCGAACGCTGACGTCGGCCCGGAACAGGGAGCTGCCCGCGCCGGTGTGATCCTGCGCCGTGGTGCCGGTAAGGACGTCGCGTCCCGGGTGCGGTGCGTCGGGCGGGAGGAGCCGGGCGCCGGCGGCCTCCGGCTGGCGCGGGTGGAGTGCCGCGGGGCGCTGCCGGTGTTCTTCGCCCCGGTCGGCGATGCGCTGCCCCTGCACGTGACCGCCCGCGCGGTCGAGGAGGGCGCGTGA